In a single window of the Populus alba chromosome 16, ASM523922v2, whole genome shotgun sequence genome:
- the LOC140954735 gene encoding uncharacterized protein: MNGNTIVDNTVALNNVIVENSAAVISPFANSAAVATVSLAKPFLDISKTEVFDGENSKGGKKRFLAPLTCMELLGFLLTPRPMTMPKHGHMGISPIPSLLVAKGFTQQEGIDYSETFSPVYMKQPPVFVDSTLASHVCRLHKLLYGLKQASWTPISWKSGKQRTVARSSTKAEYKALADGTAEVPFVSAPNIWCDNLGATYLLANPIFYARTNHVKSSRSMANAPKETDSQSFNDTNPTNKYLNFSDPFNPFRIENGDNPAAALVSELLTADNYVSWSRAISRALRAKNKLAFVNGTLSKPTVISDPLFEAWERCNDLVVSWLQNSVSPSVKSSLVLVEDSRVLWLELRDRFTHQNGPRIFQLKRDLASLSQNQDNISTYFGHLKTLWDELAIYDPLPDCLCGKLKILHDRYDRDCVIQFLMGLSDAYSNSRDQIMLLDPVPSLNRVFSMIQQQERQHLMIPSIKTPDLMAMMAKPIFTSSKNFSRSTSQKTNRPYCSYCKLPGPSLENCFKVGNADPPQCTHCNMTGHIADKCYKLHGYPPGHKLYTRNNSKGIAATVTQSRALSDDDHEEDSTESMMLTRSQYQQLLSLLHSKETSSAMASLSVTQPSSSTPNPHVSNSRVSATVSYQVKLPNGQDVPVTHIGVDLTSWTTIGMGEVRTGLYHLLRSRVSPSALVDALPHLHPSPSFPSASATHTTSLCDLWHYRLGHISLSRLALITDPNITHNQTFHNPIPCSICPLAKQRRVSFPTSTHSALHKFDLVHCDIWGPNSVIAVDGSRFFLTIVDDHSRTTWVYMLRNKSDTRPTRTRRAPEYLQDYHCHQTALTPPIPPLDQLLCSPSGTASPLHNTISYQYFSPSYKVFSTTISTHIEPRTYKQALKDPGWCKAMDTELAALEANHTWQITDLPPGKVPIDCKYVYKIKYHSDGSVERLKARLVARGFTQLEGVDYQETFSPVAKLVTVRCLLATASVKGWHLHQFDVNNAFLHGDLHEDIYMNKPPGYTKGYPTQVCKLLKSLYGLKQASRQWYSKFSNVLFVAGFSQSKADYSLFTRDINGTFVVILVYVDDILVASSDITVVQELKSIFHKHFQIKDLGPLRYFLGIEVARSSKGIYICQRKYTLDILADSGTLGSTPAKVPMQQNLNLIQTTGTPLSDPSIYRRLIGRLLYLTVSRPDICYSVNNLSQFMANPTDAHLHAAHKVLCYLKGAPGQGLLFSSSSSLHLEAYCDSDWASCPDTRRSISGYCIFLGSSLISWKSKKQSVVSKSSAEAEYRSMAVTCTELSWLKYILSALHVQHLQPVFLHCDNQAAIHIAANPVFHERTKHIELDCHLIRDQIQAGHVCTRYISSSNQLADIMTKALSSSVLNFHLSKMGIVNFYSPSCGGVLEDDSSIHHVIAEKDGMVT, translated from the exons CCCCATACCATCCCTCCTTGTTGCTAAAGGCTTTACCCAGCAAGAAGGCATTGACTATTCTGAAACTTTCAGTCCG gtctacatgaaacaacctccagttTTTGTTGACTCCACTCTTGCATCTCATGTGTGTAGATTGCACAAGTTGTtgtatggtttaaaacaggcaTCGTGG ACACCAATCTCATGGAAATCTGGCAAGCAACGCacagttgctcgctcctctactaaGGCTGAATATAAAGCCTTAGCAGACGGTACTGCTGAG GTTCCCTTTGTCTCTGCTCCTAACATTTGGTGTGATAACCTTGGCGCCACTTATCTTTTAGCGAATCCTATTTTCTATGCTCGTACTAATCATGTTAag agcagccGATCAATGGCCAACGCTCCTAAAGAAACTGATTCTCAGTCTTTCAATGATACAAACCCCACaaacaaatatcttaatttttctGATCCTTTCAATCCATTTCGAATTGAGAATGGTGATAATCCAGCTGCTGCTCTTGTTTCTGAACTCTTAACTGCTGATAATTATGTCAGTTGGTCTCGTGCGATTTCTCGAGCTCTTCGCGCGAAGAACAAACTTGCTTTTGTTAATGGTACATTGTCTAAACCTACTGTTATCTCAGATCCTCTTTTTGAAGCTTGGGAGAGATGCAACGACTTGGTTGTTTCATGGCTACAAAATTCTGTAAGTCCTTCTGTCAAATCCAGCCTTGTTTTAGTTGAGGATTCAAGAGTATTATGGCTGGAACTCAGAGATCGTTTTACTCACCAAAATGGCCCTCGAATCTTCCAACTTAAACGTGATTTAGCCAGCTTATCTCAAAACCAAGATAACATCAGTACCTATTTTGGTCACCTCAAAACATTATGGGATGAACTTGCTATCTATGACCCTCTTCCCGATTGTTTGTgtggaaaattaaaaatcctTCATGATCGTTATGACCGTGATTGTGTCATTCAATTCCTTATGGGTTTATCTGATGCATACTCAAACAGTAGAGATCAGATCATGCTACTTGATCCTGTCCCATCCCTTAACCGTGTGTTCTCCATGATCCAACAACAAGAACGACAACATTTGATGATTCCTTCTATCAAAACCCCTGACCTTATGGCAATGATGGCCAAACCAATTTTTACCTCTAGCAAAAATTTCTCCAGGTCTACTTCCCAGAAAACTAATCGCCCATACTGTTCTTATTGCAAGCTTCCTGGTCCttctcttgaaaactgtttCAAGGTTGGAAATGCTGATCCACCACAATGCACTCATTGTAATATGACTGGCCATATTGCGGACAAATGTTATAAATTGCATGGCTACCCACCTGGTCACAAACTTTATACAAGAAATAATAGTAAAGGTATTGCAGCAACTGTTACTCAATCCCGAGCACTCTCAGATGATGATCATGAGGAAGATTCAACTGAATCAATGATGCTTACCAGGAGTCAATACCAACAATTACTTTCTCTTTTGCATTCCAAGGAGACTAGTTCAGCCATGGCTTCACTATCTGTTACACAACCATCTTCTTCCACTCCCAATCCTCATGTCAGCAACTCTCGTGTTTCTG CCACTGTTTCCTACCAAGTTAAACTTCCAAATGGCCAAGATGTTCCTGTTACTCACATTGGTGTC GACTTAACATCATGGACAACGATTGGGATGGGTGAAGTTAGAACTGGTCTGTATCACCTTCTCAGGTCTCGGGTGTCACCCTCTGCTTTGGTTGATGCATTGCCTCATCTCCATCCTTCACCTTCATTTCCTTCTGCTTCCGCTACTCACACTACTTCCTTATGTGATTTATGGCATTATCGTTTAGGACACATTTCCCTTTCTAGATTAGCTTTAATCACTGATCCCAATATCACACATAATCAAACATTTCATAATCCAATACCATGTTCCATTTGTCCTTTGGCTAAGCAGCGACGTGTTTCTTTTCCAACTTCTACACATTCTGCCTTACATAAATTTGATCTTGTCCACTGTGATATATGGGGTCCTAACTCAGTTATTGCAGTGGATGGTTCACGTTTCTTTCTTACAATTGTTGATGACCACTCTCGGACAACATGGGTTTATATGCTTAGAAATAAATCTGATACCAG GCCAACCAGAACTCGGCGCGCTCCTGAGTACCTGCAGGATTACCATTGTCATCAGACTGCTCTAACTCCTCCTATCCCACCGTTGGACCAGCTGTTATGTTCCCCTTCAGGTACTGCTTCCCCCCTTCATAATACTATTTCTTACCAGTATTTTTCTCCTTCTTATAAAGTTTTTTCAACTACTATTTCCACTCATATTGAACCAAGAACATATAAGCAAGCTCTTAAAGACCCTGGATGGTGTAAAGCCATGGACACTGAATTAGCAGCCTTGGAGGCCAATCACACTTGGCAGATTACGGATTTACCTCCTGGAAAAGTTCCCATTGATTGCaaatatgtttataaaattaagtatcaTTCTGATGGGAGTGTTGAACGTCTTAAAGCAAGACTTGTGGCTCGCGGTTTCACCCAACTTGAGGGAGTGGATTATCAAGAGACTTTTTCTCCTGTGGCTAAGTTGGTTACCGTGAGGTGTCTCTTAGCTACTGCCTCAGTTAAAGGTTGGCATTTACATCAATTCGATGTAAATAATGCGTTTTTGCATGGGGACTTGCATGAAGATATCTACATGAATAAACCTCCTGGCTACACCAAAGGATACCCTACTCAAGTCTGTAAATTGCTCAAAAGCttgtatggtctcaaacaagcttCAAGGCAATGGTATTCCAAATTTTCTAATGTTCTTTTTGTTGCAGGTTTCTCTCAATCCAAGGCTGATTATAGCCTTTTCACCCGTGACATTAATGGCACTTTTGTTGTTATTCTTGTTTATGTCGACGATATACTGGTTGCAAGTAGTGACATTACTGTTGTGCAAGAATTGAAATCCATTTTTCACAAGCATTTTCAGATCAAGGACCTTGGCCCTTTACGCTACTTTCTCGGCATAGAGGTTGCAAGATCCTCCAAAGGCATTTATATTTGCCAACGGAAATATACATTGGATATTCTTGCAGATTCTGGCACCTTAGGCAGCACCCCTGCTAAGGTTCCAATGCAACAAAATCTCAACCTTATTCAGACCACAGGCACTCCCTTATCTGATCCCAGTATTTACCGACGTCTTATTGGCAGGCTCCTTTATCTTACAGTCTCTCGGCCTGATATTTGTTATAGTGTCAACAATTTGAGCCAATTCATGGCTAATCCTACTGATGCACATTTACATGCAGCTCACAAAGTTCTTTGTTACCTTAAGGGTGCACCAGGTCAGGGGCTTTTATTTTCCAGTTCTTCCTCTTTACATCTTGAGGCTTATTGCGATTCTGATTGGGCTTCTTGCCCTGATACCAGACGTTCTATTAGTGGCTACTGTATTTTTCTTGGCTCTTCCTTGATCTCATGGAAATCTAAGAAACAATCAGTGGTCTCTAAGTCTTCGGCAGAGGCCGAATACCGTTCCATGGCTGTCACCTGCACTGAATTATCCTGGCTGAAATACATTCTGTCTGCACTCCATGTCCAACATCTACAACCAGTTTTCTTACACTGTGACAACCAAGCGGCTATCCATATTGCGGCAAATCCAGTATTCCATGAGAGGACTAAACACATTGAACTCGACTGCCATCTTATTCGAGATCAGATTCAGGCTGGCCACGTCTGCACTCGTTATATCTCCAGCTCTAATCAACTTGCTGATATCATGACAAAGGCTCTATCATCCTCTGTTCTCAATTTTCATTTATCCAAGATGGGCATCGTAAATTTTTACTCTCCATCTTGCGGGGGGGTATTAGAGGATGACTCATCAATACACCACGTCATAGCAGAGAAGGATGGCATGGTTACCTGA